Proteins encoded in a region of the Halothiobacillus diazotrophicus genome:
- a CDS encoding phosphoserine transaminase encodes MAQPIPALNPNNERNFSGGPGALPASVLQQVQEAIVSVPEVGLSILGISHRSDWFAAVVQELETNIRTLLGLGDDYHVLFLQGGATQQFSMVPMTLLHGKTVPAEYLLTGYWSGKVLTEARKEGPIRTLWSGEADSYRRLPSDAELDFSPDAPYIHYVSNETVEGIQFHRVLGRDDVPRVCDMSSDFLSKPCEADRFSLIYAHAQKNIGPAGVTVVLVRDALLQDVRDDLPGFLDYRSHIKAHSNYNTPPVFAIYVVLLVTRWLLNDIGGLERMDAINRRKAQALYEFLDTSDGFYQGRAATADRSLMNVAFNLATPELERLFFTEAQQAGIFGLTGHRAIGGVRASLYNGLTEQAVAGLVDFMAEFRKRHGR; translated from the coding sequence ATGGCCCAGCCCATCCCCGCCCTCAACCCGAACAACGAACGGAATTTCTCCGGCGGCCCCGGCGCGCTGCCCGCATCGGTGCTGCAGCAGGTGCAGGAAGCGATCGTCTCGGTTCCCGAGGTCGGACTGTCGATTCTCGGTATCAGCCATCGATCGGACTGGTTCGCGGCCGTGGTCCAGGAACTGGAAACCAATATCCGCACCCTGCTCGGCCTCGGTGACGACTATCACGTCCTCTTCCTCCAGGGCGGCGCCACCCAGCAATTCTCGATGGTGCCGATGACCCTGTTGCACGGCAAGACCGTGCCCGCCGAGTATCTCCTCACGGGCTACTGGAGCGGCAAGGTGCTGACCGAGGCCCGAAAAGAAGGCCCGATCCGTACGCTCTGGAGTGGCGAGGCGGACAGCTATCGCCGTCTCCCCAGCGACGCAGAACTCGATTTCTCGCCCGACGCCCCCTATATCCATTACGTATCCAACGAAACGGTCGAAGGCATCCAGTTCCACCGCGTCCTGGGTCGGGACGATGTTCCGCGCGTCTGCGACATGTCCTCGGATTTTCTTTCCAAGCCCTGCGAAGCGGACCGGTTCTCGCTGATCTACGCCCATGCGCAGAAGAACATCGGCCCGGCCGGCGTCACCGTGGTCCTCGTGCGCGATGCCTTGCTGCAGGACGTCCGGGACGACCTGCCCGGCTTCCTGGACTATCGCAGCCACATCAAGGCACATTCCAACTACAACACGCCGCCGGTGTTCGCGATCTACGTCGTCCTGCTGGTCACCCGCTGGCTGCTGAACGATATCGGTGGTCTCGAACGGATGGACGCAATCAACCGGCGCAAGGCGCAGGCGCTGTACGAATTCCTCGATACCAGCGACGGGTTCTACCAAGGCCGCGCGGCCACGGCGGATCGCTCCCTGATGAATGTGGCCTTCAACCTTGCCACGCCCGAACTGGAACGACTGTTCTTCACCGAAGCACAGCAGGCAGGCATTTTCGGCCTCACGGGGCACCGGGCGATCGGCGGCGTGCGCGCTTCTCTCTACAACGGGCTGACGGAACAGGCCGTGGCGGGTCTCGTCGATTTCATGGCCGAATTCCGGAAACGCCACGGCAGATAA
- a CDS encoding NUDIX hydrolase — MNTPTPAASHRPLSAVTVAGMIWHEQRFLMVEERIDGRVRLNQPAGHVEPGETLIEAVIREVREETRHAFHPEALLGIYHSNPSEGARILRVAICGHVDPEPDSGALDPDILAARFFTHDEIRARRADLRSPFVERCIDDFLAGQRFPLSVLNAFTE; from the coding sequence ATGAATACACCCACGCCCGCTGCCAGTCACCGCCCTTTGTCCGCCGTTACGGTCGCCGGCATGATCTGGCACGAGCAACGCTTCCTGATGGTCGAGGAACGTATCGACGGCCGCGTCCGGCTCAACCAGCCCGCCGGCCATGTCGAACCGGGGGAAACCCTGATCGAGGCGGTCATCCGCGAAGTCCGAGAGGAAACCCGCCATGCCTTCCACCCGGAAGCCCTGCTCGGCATCTATCACAGCAACCCGAGCGAAGGAGCGCGGATCCTGCGTGTCGCCATCTGCGGGCACGTCGACCCCGAACCAGATTCAGGTGCCCTCGACCCCGACATCCTGGCAGCCCGGTTTTTCACGCACGACGAAATTCGTGCGCGGCGCGCCGACCTGCGCAGCCCCTTCGTCGAACGCTGCATCGACGATTTCCTGGCCGGCCAGCGCTTCCCGCTGTCCGTCCTGAACGCCTTCACCGAATGA
- the mnmA gene encoding tRNA 2-thiouridine(34) synthase MnmA codes for MPPAPVKPPQECRVIVGLSGGVDSSVAALRLIEAGYQVEGLFMKNWEGDDDEEYCAAKADMLDALSVADKLGIEFHFVNFAQAYWDRVFAHFLSEYQAGRTPNPDILCNREIKFRAFLDHARTLGADYIATGHYARVSHDPVRLLKGRDANKDQSYFLHALNREQLAATLFPVGELEKPVVRQLAEQAGFKTAKKKDSTGICFIGERRFTDFLKTYLPAQPGDIVTVDGVVIGAHQGLMYHTIGQRQGLGIGGLRNQGDEPWYVAGKNLTDNTLIVAQGQDHPALYASALRAEQVHWINPLEQFPARLTAKIRYRQPDQACTVAVVDEDRIEVRFDQPQRAITPGQSIVFYDGDICLGGAVIDTAVA; via the coding sequence ATGCCCCCCGCCCCCGTGAAGCCGCCCCAGGAATGCCGCGTGATCGTCGGCCTGTCCGGCGGCGTCGATTCATCCGTGGCCGCCCTGCGGCTGATCGAGGCCGGCTATCAGGTCGAAGGCCTGTTCATGAAGAACTGGGAGGGCGACGACGACGAGGAATACTGCGCCGCCAAGGCCGACATGCTCGACGCGCTCTCCGTGGCCGACAAGCTCGGGATCGAATTCCATTTCGTCAATTTCGCCCAAGCGTACTGGGATCGGGTGTTTGCCCACTTCCTCTCCGAATACCAGGCCGGGCGCACGCCGAATCCCGACATCCTCTGCAACCGGGAGATCAAGTTCCGGGCCTTCCTCGATCACGCCCGGACCCTGGGGGCCGACTACATCGCCACGGGCCACTATGCCCGGGTCAGTCATGATCCGGTGCGATTGCTCAAGGGTCGCGACGCCAACAAGGATCAGAGCTACTTCCTGCACGCCCTGAATCGCGAGCAATTGGCCGCCACCCTGTTTCCGGTCGGCGAACTCGAAAAGCCGGTCGTTCGGCAACTGGCCGAACAGGCGGGATTCAAGACGGCCAAGAAGAAAGATTCGACGGGTATCTGCTTCATCGGCGAGCGACGCTTCACCGACTTCCTGAAGACCTACCTCCCCGCGCAACCCGGCGACATCGTCACGGTCGACGGCGTCGTGATCGGCGCCCACCAGGGCCTCATGTACCACACCATCGGCCAGCGTCAGGGGCTGGGCATCGGCGGGCTACGCAATCAGGGCGACGAGCCCTGGTACGTGGCCGGGAAAAATCTGACCGACAATACGCTGATCGTTGCCCAGGGACAGGATCATCCGGCCCTGTACGCCTCGGCGCTACGCGCGGAACAGGTGCACTGGATCAACCCTCTTGAGCAATTTCCAGCCAGGTTGACGGCCAAGATCCGCTACCGGCAGCCGGATCAGGCCTGTACGGTGGCGGTGGTCGACGAGGATCGGATCGAGGTGCGTTTCGATCAACCGCAACGGGCCATCACACCCGGCCAGTCCATCGTCTTCTACGACGGGGATATCTGCCTGGGCGGCGCGGTCATCGACACGGCCGTCGCTTGA
- the hflD gene encoding high frequency lysogenization protein HflD, translating to MNAIEDQTIALGGILQSCRLVRELAYHGRVENDAAFEASIRSLFQFDPKDTADTFGGVAAIDYGLETFHKLLSAQNRQPADTELIRYAVSLIAVTKAFLADETMASRVHQRLSALSPSMTEHGIDDALMTDLNHLYRETISTLSARIVVNGEKRFLEEARVSSRIRALLLAGIRATVLWRQVGGNRWLLLLRRGQYLKTVRALRNAPP from the coding sequence ATGAACGCCATCGAAGACCAGACCATCGCCCTCGGCGGCATCCTCCAGAGTTGCCGTCTCGTCCGCGAACTTGCCTACCATGGGCGCGTGGAAAACGACGCCGCTTTCGAGGCCAGCATCCGTTCCCTGTTCCAATTCGACCCGAAGGATACCGCCGACACCTTTGGGGGCGTCGCCGCGATCGATTACGGGCTGGAGACCTTCCATAAACTGCTTTCCGCGCAGAATCGTCAGCCCGCCGATACGGAGTTGATCCGCTACGCCGTCAGCCTCATCGCCGTCACGAAGGCCTTTCTGGCGGACGAGACCATGGCCTCCCGCGTGCACCAGCGTCTATCTGCCCTCTCGCCATCCATGACCGAACACGGCATCGACGATGCGCTGATGACCGATTTGAACCATCTCTATCGGGAAACCATCAGTACGCTATCGGCCCGCATCGTCGTCAATGGCGAGAAGCGTTTCCTTGAGGAAGCTCGGGTCTCCAGCCGCATCCGTGCCCTGCTGCTGGCCGGCATTCGCGCCACCGTGCTTTGGCGACAGGTGGGCGGGAATCGCTGGTTGTTGCTGCTTCGTCGCGGACAGTATCTCAAGACCGTCCGGGCACTGCGCAACGCGCCCCCCTGA
- a CDS encoding DUF2818 family protein, translating to MVSNTLVQGYILVMLVLANLPFLNQRMFLVIPVAGAGQRKSFWIQLVEWFVLYAVAIGIGLYLEDSIGGIQHKPWEFWVVTLFMFATLATPGFIWQYQLRRQLWPHR from the coding sequence ATGGTAAGCAACACCCTCGTACAGGGTTATATTCTGGTGATGTTGGTCCTGGCCAACCTGCCGTTTCTCAATCAGCGCATGTTTCTCGTGATTCCCGTGGCGGGTGCCGGACAGCGCAAGTCGTTCTGGATCCAGCTCGTCGAATGGTTCGTGCTTTATGCCGTGGCCATCGGCATCGGCCTCTATCTGGAGGACAGCATCGGTGGCATCCAGCACAAGCCCTGGGAGTTCTGGGTGGTGACGCTGTTCATGTTCGCGACCCTGGCCACCCCGGGCTTCATCTGGCAGTACCAGTTGCGCCGTCAACTGTGGCCGCATCGATAG